A genomic segment from Bradyrhizobium diazoefficiens USDA 110 encodes:
- a CDS encoding DUF1428 domain-containing protein: MYIAGFVIPVPEDKMEAYRRWAENGSALFREYGCLEIVESWEDNVPSGTHTDFRRAVNAKDGEKIVFTWQVWPDKATLEAAEAGMGDDKRFEAAGDIPFDPKRLILGCFSPIHVMGRQDR, translated from the coding sequence ATGTATATCGCAGGCTTCGTTATTCCCGTGCCGGAGGACAAGATGGAGGCCTATCGCCGATGGGCCGAGAATGGCTCAGCTCTGTTCAGGGAATACGGGTGTCTGGAGATCGTCGAGTCCTGGGAGGACAACGTCCCCAGTGGCACGCACACCGACTTTCGCCGCGCCGTGAATGCGAAGGACGGCGAGAAGATCGTCTTCACCTGGCAGGTCTGGCCCGACAAGGCAACGCTCGAGGCCGCCGAAGCCGGGATGGGCGACGACAAGCGATTTGAGGCTGCGGGCGACATTCCGTTCGATCCGAAGCGCCTGATCCTGGGCTGCTTCAGCCCGATACACGTCATGGGGCGCCAGGACCGGTAA
- a CDS encoding AraC family transcriptional regulator: MPFQAATATPRRAMTPAAFVRGVVAAYAVYGRDPAEALGKGQVTEDLVRSQDGRVTAAQFEALAGHAMRELDDEALGWFSRRLPWGTYGMLCRASITAPNLEVALKRWCRHHRLLTEDVLFELSLGDETATISLREQRDLGPLREFCLVTLLRYVLGFSCWAVDSAIALRAAEFPYSEPGHVSVYPTIFCRHLSFDADGARIVFDKHYLSLPLTRSPADLDSMLKGALRLTVLPYRRDRLLVERVRRVLRNARGRSLGAEDVASELALSTRTMHRRLREEATSLRDLKEETKFELAKQELMRGRTPIKRIAEIAGFRNEKSFSRAFRSWTGASPREFRGRYR; this comes from the coding sequence ATGCCGTTCCAAGCCGCAACCGCGACGCCCCGCCGCGCCATGACCCCAGCCGCCTTCGTCCGCGGCGTGGTTGCCGCTTATGCCGTTTACGGGCGGGATCCGGCCGAGGCATTGGGCAAGGGGCAGGTCACCGAGGATCTCGTTCGATCCCAGGACGGACGGGTGACGGCGGCCCAGTTCGAGGCGCTGGCCGGCCACGCCATGCGCGAGCTCGACGACGAAGCGCTCGGCTGGTTCTCGCGCCGGCTGCCTTGGGGAACCTATGGCATGCTGTGCCGCGCCTCGATCACGGCCCCCAATCTCGAAGTCGCGCTAAAGCGCTGGTGCCGGCATCATCGCCTGCTGACCGAGGACGTGCTGTTCGAGCTCTCGCTTGGTGATGAGACCGCGACCATCTCCCTTCGCGAGCAGCGCGATCTCGGCCCCTTGCGCGAATTCTGCCTCGTCACCCTGCTCCGCTATGTCCTCGGCTTCTCCTGCTGGGCCGTCGATTCCGCGATCGCGCTGCGTGCGGCCGAGTTTCCCTATTCCGAGCCGGGCCACGTCTCGGTCTATCCGACGATCTTCTGCAGGCATTTGAGCTTTGATGCGGATGGCGCCCGCATCGTGTTCGACAAGCACTATCTTTCACTGCCGCTGACCCGCAGCCCGGCCGATCTCGACAGCATGCTCAAGGGCGCGCTGCGGCTGACCGTGCTGCCCTATCGGCGCGACCGGCTGCTGGTCGAGCGCGTGCGCCGCGTGCTGCGCAATGCGCGCGGACGCAGTCTCGGCGCCGAGGATGTCGCAAGCGAGCTGGCGCTCTCCACCCGCACCATGCACCGGCGCCTGCGCGAGGAAGCGACCTCGCTGCGCGATCTGAAGGAAGAGACAAAATTCGAGCTCGCCAAGCAGGAGTTGATGCGCGGCCGCACCCCGATCAAGCGGATCGCGGAGATCGCCGGCTTCCGCAACGAGAAGAGTTTTTCCCGCGCCTTCCGCAGCTGGACCGGCGCCTCACCGCGCGAGTTTCGCGGAAGGTATCGCTGA
- a CDS encoding isovaleryl-CoA dehydrogenase: MNIPSIDFDLGEDISMLRDTLRAFVEAEIAPRAAEIEKANLFPADLWKRLGDLGLLGMTAPEQYGGSNMGYLAHIVAMEEISRGSAAVGLSYGAHSNLCVNQIRRNGNDAQRERYLPKLISGEYVGALAMSEPGAGSDVVSMKLRADKRGDRYVLNGSKMWITNGGDADVLVVYAKTDPEAGPRGMTAFLVEKGFKGFTHGQHLDKLGMRGSNTYPLFFDECEVPAENVLGKVGEGVKVLMSGLDYERTVLSGGPLGIMAACMDAVVPYMHERKQFGQPIGDFQLMQGKLADMYATWQATRAYVYAVGRACDRADHARTLRKDAAAAILYSAEKATWMAGEAIQALGGVGYTSEFPVGRLWRDAKLYEIGAGTSEVRRMLIGRELMAETA; the protein is encoded by the coding sequence TTGAACATCCCGAGCATCGATTTCGATCTGGGCGAAGACATCAGCATGCTGCGCGACACGCTGCGCGCCTTCGTGGAGGCGGAGATCGCCCCGCGCGCCGCCGAGATCGAGAAGGCCAACCTGTTCCCGGCGGATCTCTGGAAGCGCCTTGGCGACCTCGGCCTGCTCGGCATGACGGCACCGGAGCAATATGGCGGCTCCAACATGGGCTATCTCGCCCATATCGTCGCCATGGAGGAGATTTCGCGCGGGTCGGCAGCCGTGGGCCTGTCCTACGGCGCGCATTCCAACCTCTGCGTCAACCAGATCCGCCGCAACGGCAACGACGCGCAGCGCGAGCGCTATCTGCCAAAACTGATCTCCGGCGAGTATGTCGGCGCGCTGGCGATGTCCGAGCCCGGCGCCGGCTCCGACGTCGTCTCGATGAAGCTGCGTGCCGACAAGCGCGGCGACCGCTACGTGCTCAACGGCTCGAAAATGTGGATCACCAATGGCGGCGACGCGGACGTGCTGGTCGTCTATGCCAAGACCGATCCGGAGGCGGGCCCGCGCGGCATGACTGCCTTCCTCGTCGAGAAGGGCTTCAAGGGATTTACCCACGGCCAGCATCTCGACAAGCTCGGCATGCGCGGCTCCAACACCTATCCCTTGTTCTTCGACGAATGCGAGGTGCCGGCGGAGAACGTGCTTGGCAAGGTGGGCGAGGGTGTCAAGGTGCTGATGTCCGGCCTCGATTATGAGCGCACCGTGCTTTCGGGCGGCCCGCTCGGGATCATGGCGGCCTGCATGGACGCGGTGGTGCCCTACATGCACGAGCGCAAGCAGTTCGGCCAGCCGATCGGCGACTTCCAGCTGATGCAGGGCAAGCTCGCCGACATGTATGCGACCTGGCAGGCCACGCGCGCCTATGTCTATGCGGTCGGGCGCGCCTGCGACCGCGCCGACCACGCGCGGACCCTGCGCAAGGATGCCGCGGCTGCGATCCTCTATTCCGCGGAGAAGGCGACGTGGATGGCGGGCGAGGCGATCCAGGCGCTCGGCGGCGTCGGCTACACATCCGAATTTCCGGTCGGACGGCTGTGGCGCGACGCCAAGCTGTACGAGATCGGCGCCGGTACATCCGAGGTCCGCCGCATGCTGATCGGCCGCGAGCTGATGGCCGAGACGGCGTAG
- a CDS encoding carboxyl transferase domain-containing protein, whose amino-acid sequence MPLHSSIDPSSSDFARNSEAMRSLVADLREKLSQVAGGGGEASRNRHTSRGKMLARERVDLLVDPGTSFLELSPLAAYGLYGGDVHSASVVTGVGRISGRECVIVANDATIKGGTYYPMTVKKHLRAQDIARQNNLPCVYMVDSGGAFLPLQDEIFPDERHFGRIFYNQAQMSSQGIPQVAIVMGSCTAGGAYVPAMSDESIIVRNQGTIFLGGPPLVKAATGEVVTAEELGGADVHSRQSGVTDHYAQNDAHAIGIARRIVGTLKPSSRPNLNMHPPRDPLFAAEEIYGVVPVDGRKPFDVRDIIARVVDGSEFDEFKKLYGTTLVCGFAHIWGYPVGIIANNGILFSESSLKGAHFIELCCQRGIPLVFLQNITGFMVGKKYEAGGIARDGAKLVTAVATASVPKFTVVIGGSYGAGNYGMCGRAYSPRFLWMWPNARISVMGGEQASMVLSQVRRDNIEARGDSWSKDEEDKFREPIRAQYEGQGHPYYATARLWDDGVIDPADTRLVLGLGLSAASNAPIEPTKFGLFRM is encoded by the coding sequence ATGCCGCTCCATTCCAGCATCGATCCGTCTTCGTCAGACTTTGCGCGCAATTCCGAGGCCATGCGCTCCCTCGTCGCGGACTTGCGCGAAAAGCTCAGCCAGGTTGCGGGCGGCGGCGGCGAGGCCTCGCGCAACCGCCACACCTCGCGCGGCAAGATGCTGGCGCGCGAGCGCGTTGACCTGCTGGTCGATCCCGGGACCTCGTTCCTGGAGCTGTCGCCGCTGGCGGCCTACGGCCTCTATGGCGGCGACGTGCATTCGGCGAGCGTCGTCACGGGAGTGGGGCGCATCTCGGGCCGCGAATGCGTGATCGTCGCCAACGACGCCACCATCAAGGGCGGCACCTATTATCCGATGACTGTGAAGAAGCATCTGCGCGCGCAGGACATCGCGCGGCAGAACAATCTTCCCTGCGTTTATATGGTCGATTCCGGCGGCGCCTTCCTGCCGCTCCAGGACGAGATCTTTCCGGACGAGCGCCACTTCGGCCGCATCTTCTACAACCAGGCGCAGATGTCGTCGCAAGGCATCCCGCAGGTCGCGATCGTGATGGGGTCCTGCACCGCCGGCGGCGCCTATGTGCCGGCCATGTCGGACGAGAGCATCATCGTGCGCAACCAGGGCACCATCTTCCTCGGCGGCCCGCCGCTGGTGAAGGCGGCGACCGGCGAGGTGGTGACCGCGGAGGAGCTCGGCGGCGCCGACGTGCATTCGCGGCAATCAGGTGTGACCGATCACTACGCGCAGAACGACGCCCACGCGATCGGCATCGCCCGTCGCATCGTCGGCACCCTGAAGCCGTCGAGCCGGCCGAACCTCAACATGCATCCGCCGCGCGATCCGCTGTTCGCGGCCGAGGAGATCTACGGCGTGGTGCCGGTCGATGGCCGCAAGCCGTTCGACGTGCGCGACATCATCGCGCGCGTTGTGGACGGGTCGGAATTCGACGAGTTCAAGAAACTCTACGGCACGACGCTGGTGTGCGGCTTCGCCCATATCTGGGGCTATCCGGTCGGCATCATCGCCAACAACGGCATCCTGTTCAGCGAGAGTTCGTTGAAGGGGGCGCATTTCATCGAGCTGTGCTGCCAGCGCGGCATTCCGCTGGTGTTCCTGCAGAACATCACCGGCTTCATGGTCGGCAAGAAGTACGAGGCCGGCGGCATCGCGCGCGACGGCGCCAAGCTGGTCACTGCGGTCGCGACGGCGTCGGTGCCGAAATTCACCGTGGTGATCGGCGGCTCCTATGGCGCCGGCAATTACGGCATGTGCGGCCGCGCCTACTCACCGCGCTTTCTCTGGATGTGGCCGAACGCGCGCATCTCGGTGATGGGCGGCGAGCAGGCCTCGATGGTGCTGAGCCAGGTCCGGCGCGACAATATCGAGGCCAGGGGCGATAGCTGGTCGAAGGACGAGGAAGATAAGTTCCGCGAGCCGATCCGCGCGCAGTATGAAGGCCAGGGCCATCCGTACTACGCGACCGCGCGCCTGTGGGACGACGGCGTGATCGACCCGGCCGACACCAGGCTCGTGCTCGGCCTCGGCCTCTCGGCGGCGTCGAATGCGCCGATCGAACCGACGAAATTCGGCCTGTTCAGGATGTGA
- a CDS encoding DUF3551 domain-containing protein → MTSTSKTIAASAAALCASAFFVLSAPAAKAEDYCITNGAQAAHGCGYPTMEACRQAAGGIGGSCSQAGGAKTTNDALAFQPKQTQSRTKPRSGAQN, encoded by the coding sequence ATGACATCGACTTCGAAGACGATCGCAGCGTCTGCTGCGGCGCTGTGTGCGTCTGCGTTTTTTGTTCTGTCGGCACCGGCTGCGAAGGCCGAAGACTACTGCATCACCAATGGCGCCCAGGCCGCCCATGGTTGCGGCTATCCGACGATGGAAGCCTGCCGGCAGGCGGCCGGCGGCATCGGCGGCTCGTGCTCGCAGGCCGGCGGCGCGAAGACCACCAACGACGCGCTCGCCTTCCAGCCGAAGCAGACGCAGTCGCGCACCAAGCCTCGTTCGGGCGCGCAAAACTAA